A window of the Budorcas taxicolor isolate Tak-1 chromosome 8, Takin1.1, whole genome shotgun sequence genome harbors these coding sequences:
- the BLK gene encoding tyrosine-protein kinase Blk, which translates to MCLQNPWKTICIHTAKELKDKEVMGVVSSKRQVKEKGRSGWSPVKTSTQSREPPPLPPLVVFNHLAPPPPDTTHPDQENHFVVALYDYKATNDRDLQMLKGEKLQILKETGDWWLAKSLITGREGYVPSNFVTRVETLEVEKWFFRSICRRDAERQLLAPVNKAGAFLIRESETSKGAFSLSVKDVTTHGEVIKHYKIRSLDDGGYYISPRNAFPTLQALVQHYSKKGDGLCQRLTHPCVSLAPQNPWAQDEWEIPRQSLKLVRKLGSGQFGEVWMGYYKNNIKVAIKTLKEGTMSPEAFLGEANLMKTLQHERLVRLYAVVTKEPIYIVTEYMARGCLLDFLKTDEGSRLSLSRLIDMSAQIAEGMAYIEQMNSIHRDLRAANILVSEALCCKIGDFGLARIIDNEYTAQEGAKFPIKWTAPEAIHFGVFTIKADVWSFGILLMEIVTYGRVPYPGMTNPEVIRNLERGYRMPRPDSCPPELYNGIIAECWRSRPEERPTFEFLQSVLEDFHTATEGQYELQP; encoded by the exons ATGTGTCTACAAAACCCATGGAAAACCATCTGCATACACACTGCTAAGgaactgaaggacaaggaagt GATGGGAGTGGTGAGCAGCAAAAGGCAGGTCAAGGAGAAGGGCAGGAGTGGATGGAGCCCGGTGAAGACCAGCACCCAGAGCAGAGAGCCCCCACCACTGCCACCCCTG GTTGTGTTTAACCACCTGGCTCCCCCACCTCCTGACACCACGCACCCAGATCAAG AGAATCACTTCGTGGTGGCCCTGTATGACTATAAGGCCACGAACGACCGGGACCTGCAGATGCTGAAGGGGGAGAAGCTGCAGATCCTGAAGGA aACTGGAGACTGGTGGTTGGCCAAGTCTCTCATCACAGGAAGAGAAGGCTACGTGCCCAGCAACTTTGTGACCCGGGTAGAGACCCTGGAAGTGGAAAA GTGGTTCTTTAGATCAATTTGCCGGAGAGATGCCGAGAGGCAGCTTCTGGCCCCAGTCAATAAGGCTGGTGCCTTTCTTATTAGAGAGAGTGAAACCAGCAAAG GTGCCTTTTCGCTGTCTGTGAAGGATGTGACCACGCACGGGGAGGTGATCAAACACTATAAGATCCGCTCCCTGGATGATGGCGGCTATTACATCTCCCCCCGGAACGCCTTCCCCACGCTGCAGGCTCTGGTGCAGCACTATTCCA AGAAAGGGGACGGGTTGTGCCAAAGGCTGACCCACCCCTGTGTGAGCCTGGCCCCCCAGAACCCCTGGGCCCAGGATGAATGGGAAATCCCCCGGCAGTCTCTCAAGCTGGTCAGGAAGCTTGGGTCCGGGCAGTTTGGTGAAGTCTGGATGG GTTATTATAAAAACAACATCAAGGTGGCCATCAAGACCTTGAAGGAGGGAACCATGTCTCCGGAGGCCTTCCTGGGCGAGGCCAACCTGATGAAAACTCTCCAGCATGAGAGGCTGGTCCGTCTCTACGCGGTGGTCACCAAGGAACCCATCTACATCGTGACGGAATACATGGCCAGAG GCTGCCTGCTGGATTTCCTGAAGACGGATGAAGGTAGCCGATTGTCCCTCTCAAGGCTGATTGACATGTCGGCCCAG ATTGCAGAAGGAATGGCGTACATCGAGCAGATGAATTCAATCCACCGGGACCTGAGAGCAGCCAACATCCTGGTGTCTGAGGCCTTGTGCTGCAAAATCGGGGACTTTGGCTTGGCCCGGATCATCGACAATGAATACACCGCCCAGGAGG GAGCCAAGTTCCCCATCAAGTGGACCGCCCCAGAGGCCATCCATTTTGGGGTGTTCACCATCAAAGCGGACGTGTGGTCATTTGGAATCCTCCTGATGGAAATTGTCACTTATGGGCGTGTGCCCTACCCAG GGATGACCAACCCCGAGGTCATCCGCAACCTGGAGCGCGGCTACCGCATGCCCCGCCCAGACTCGTGCCCGCCTGAGCTGTACAACGGCATCATCGCCGAGTGCTGGCGCAGCCGGCCGGAGGAGCGGCCCACCTTTGAGTTCCTGCAGTCGGTGCTCGAGGACTTCCACACGGCCACCGAGGGCCAGTACGAGCTGCAGCCCTAG